In Lolium perenne isolate Kyuss_39 chromosome 5, Kyuss_2.0, whole genome shotgun sequence, the sequence ACAACATCTATAATAACAACAATGTCGAGGCTATAAACATGCTTATGATGAAAAGAGCCCATTTTAACCACCTTATGAACACATTAAGGGATGCTATCTCTAGACCATTGATAGTCAGACTTGGAAGAACAAGAGGCAATGGCGGGCTGACGAGATGTGGAAGTGAAGAAGAACGTGATGCCGCCATGTTCTCTGAACTGCTCCTTGTTTCTGTATACAAATGCTACTCCTCCGATCTGAAACAGTCGACCCAGTCATGCACATTGAGTATCCTATCTACGTACATATGTCACGTCGATTAAAGATGATCAGAGGGAGTACTTTTTTAGTACCTTGGTAATATCATGGTGAACTCCTATTTGATATTAGCTATGTAACATTATGACAAATTGCTACTTGCTAGTAGTTACAGCTAAACAACGTTAACTTACTGTTTCATGTTAGTTGAATATGCTGCATGTTAGTTCACTCATATGTTGCATGTTGATTTAGAGTCGTGCTTGGTAAGGTTAGCACTTGTGAAAATTAGTTGCCATAATACTAAAACTTATGCTGCCAAGCAAGCTGAATTTGCATCTTCCAGCCATTATCTAACTTTGTTGGGCCAAACAAGATACACAAATGAGCGAAAAATGATTGTGATAACCAAATTAATTAGATGCATAATATGACTCTGACTTGACTAAGGGGgtgtttgttgtggctttttttggcttttggctttggcaaaagccaccaaaagcacctaaataggtgtttttttggcttttggattttggaagccaaaaacaaagatcctattcttttggcttccaaaatccaaaagccaaaaaaagcacctatttaggtgcttttggtggcttttgacaaagccaaaagccaaaaaaagccacaccAAACACCCCCTAAGTAAGTAATTCATGACTCTGCGAAGATCTTCTCACCCAAACTGACCATTGTAGTATGTGACGAGCAGCCGAGCCTGAGCGAACATATCATCATGCATGGAAACTGTAGCAGTACCAAGAAGTGTCACCTGCTCGTCCTCTTGGAAGCAGCTAGCTAGCTGGTGCCATGGCATGCACCACGAAAgaaggcgatttgcacaaaaataacctaaaagtgaaagaaaagcacagactgaccctcccgcgaaactatttcacccatctaatccttttgtgtggcgccccacatatcggcgccacacatgtcagtgtggcgcccctcctgccgaCGCCACACACCCAGCCGATGTGGCGCccgcgacgctgagctggtgcgcccatccgacgtggcagcatgtgtggcgcccctcccatcggcgccacacatgcccttacaattgcccaaaacatactgtgagacaattcgtctgggacttagccgttttgcgagcctctacgtgtggcgccgatgccacgggcgccacacatgctagtgtggcgccgatgccacgggcgccacacgtagagcctcgccaaaacggctaaggacttatcgtccggagcccctggaagtTTTCGACCCAATAGTTGATATACGTTGGCATGTGTGGTGCCGACGACACAGGCGCCACACACTGCAGTGTGGCGCCAGCGTGAAGGGCGCCACacgttgacttgtgttaaaaccctgaaaaatcctaccaaactCCAACAGTTTTGAGTACAACAATGGAGACAACAAGTTGCAATTTCAgaacatacacatataacacttcatagctcacatcgtagcaagtagattcaaacaacaagtagcattacaaagatggttcgaaatgacatagggttcacaactCGATACTTATGAAGATATAGTTCACAACAACACGGAGCACATCCTACTGTCGTCCTCGACGTGTCGTcctccgagacattgtcccaaaggtatgcccaagtgggctcccgatcagggttctcatggtgatgaggccatggcctctcgttgagtaccctaggccgcccaactgatatgcggtcccagctccatacggaaagtaggagcaagcatccaccaataccgccgctcctagtcctgctcccagtcctgcgacaagcttcgtccaactgcgtacATAAGACAGTTGGTTACTACTTTGTGtagcacactactataggaaaatagtacatagaacaagtcatcacctgccggtagaggtaggcaagtgccgctgttccccaactccaccggttgTCCAACACAgtaagcgccttcagccaacaccaatgggccagcttccccccactgtcaggaaagagagtcctcgaaatcatgtaccataagtacacgcgggcgTACGTCCTCCGAGTGTCCTCGTTGGCCCCTTCCGGGCAATGTGCAAAGTTAGTCTTGATCCAAGAGAAAGACGCGCCGGCGGGAACTCTCTCCTTTGGATTTGCTGGCGCCGGAGGAGCCCTGCCAATAAGGTCCTCCATCTGTccgcgccacccatcagaagctgtgttcatacacagtggctcgccctgaataggtagtccaaggatcatggaaacatcctggagagtaggggccatctcgccggccctcaagtggaaggtgtgagtctccggcctccaccggtcgacaagggcggtgagtgcagaggggttcatgttcggccccccacggcttacaagcgatatgaacggcataagaccggtaggctggatgaactccgtgtacctctcgtcatacggtaaatccactgtgccatggtaacgaatcttcaaagggtgaagatccgttcccctctccgtcatatgaacagcccggtgctccctgtcgtactcttcatccagaagccacaccatcctacatgtttacacaaccATGTTATGAGTCATTCCACTAACaaaaatgagcaacacatacatgagaatatatctaaCTTTCGAATCACCTATACATCACACATACATGAGAGTTCATATCCAAATACATCACACATATGAATTTCGTAAGACATACCATTCCTAGGCACATAATAGACATATGTAAGACAATAGAATGCATTTGCTAAGCTCCAATTTTGCCTTTCACCACATACATACATATGTAAGACAATATATCTAACTTTCGAATCACCCATACATACACACATTTGAATGCAACAAATTTGAATAGGCATTTGCTAGGCATATGTAACAAatttgaatgcatttgctaggcaaatattagacatttcaacacatacatacataggatttcaacacatacatgtaaaatttcatatctagggttccaacaaatctttgGTTCAAACACATATACTACAATGTAGATTCCACCAACATTGATTTCCATATCaatggttcatatccaaatccaccaacataaatttccatgtctagggttcatacccaaatctaccaaatccaccaatactagtggatgaatcggagggaatcgaaggggaataccttgaggaatggaggaggaagaagttggccggatagatctgacgattccttggtcgatttggtgggggggcgaaggggaggcgggcggcggcggcggtttcgTGGGAGcagagaagaaagaagagagaagATGAGGTCTGGTCGGGCtggggcgggcgcgggcgccacacttaagtggatgtgtggcgcccgtggcatcggcgccacacgtagaggctcgcaaaacggctaagtcccagacgaattgtctcacagtatgttttgggcaattgtaacggcatgtgtggcgccgatgggaggggtgCCACACATGCTggcacgtcggatgggcgcaccagctcagcgtcgagggcgccacgtcggctgggtgtgtggcgccggcaggaggggcgccacactggcatgtgtggcgccgatgtgtggggcgccacacaaaagggttagatgggtgaaatagtttcgccttttttttcacttttgggttatttttgtgcaaatcgccacgAAAGAACCTCCTGACATCATGACACAGTAGCACATTTGTTTTCCGTCACGTGGCTACCTAACTTGTAGTACTCCTACTCCAgtccatcatcgtcttccaagcaGCATCCAGGCCAACACAGTGCGCGCGTGCCAGGGTGCGTCGCCAGCCACAGCCAGCACAGTGCACTACAAGATGGTCCCTGGCTTCCCCGTCGGCCCCGCGGCCGGTGCCCACGTACGCGTCGGCCGGCGAGAGCAGGGTCCCCTCGGCTCGGCGTCGCTGGCGTGCCGCTATATCGAGCGTGATCGATCAACAGTGCTCTACTGGACGAACAGCATCGTGGATTCACCTTAATGGTGCATGGATTCATTCAACAGTTCTCTTCTCtatgtagtagtagtagtagtactgTAGTTAACTTCCATTGCTTCCTCGTCTGATTGACACGTACGCGTGCGAGTCGCCACTCACAGTTTGCACTGGGTTTCTGGTACGCAAATACAGTGTATATACTGCACTCTACTGCTACTGACAGTCTAGGGGTGAAATCGGGTAGTGTCTTTACCACGTCCGTTTTCAGATTTTCAAAACAAATTCAGATGCAAATACGAGTGTTAAGCATAAATATGTAGGCCGGGGATATTACTCGAGTATGAATACGGAATCAGAAACGGATATACAACTATAAAGAAGTAAAAAAGAAAATCCTTGTAGAAGAAGACGCACGGAAAACTGCAGGACTCAACTGACTCACCTGCTAAAGTGCCGATCCAAAGACCGAGAGAAACAGATTAACATAGGAACCATGTACCTTGGTGATAATAGCTCTTTTTAGCTTTCTTTTGTCCTTGGATCTGGCCAGTTTGTACTCCTATCCTATTGCAACGAAAAGCAGCCAATGTATATTTTCGCTGAAATAAATAAATAACAGGGCCGTGTCTTATTATTTTTAAATGCACCTTttatatattttaaaattttcaaaaaattgaaacgaGAAATTcacatgtacatcttcacataGTATATATGTGCGCATAAAGTCTTTTCATGAAAAATTGACTTGTGGTTTTAGTTGTGTAGAAAAGACAAAATATAGTGCTAAAAATAAGCCTTTTGTGACACATGTTTTATCTTTTCTACATTGACCACTAAAATTATCGGTTTTCCGCGAATCTGTACGAACGCACATAGATTGCTGAGATCTAGATGAGAATTTTTTTGTTGGAAAGTTTGACAATTCAAAATATATTTTTTTGGAcgaagggagcatatgcacctagGAGCTGAAATAAATTTTCGAATGAGAAAGATATAAATATATTAACATAACGCGCAATAGTTTCATGTTTAGTCACAAAAAGTATATTTCTCGAATGATTTTATTCGCATACAGGTATATCCACTACCATTTCCATATATTTTTTAAAATGCAATATCATATTTGTATTTTCCATTTTAAAAATGATTAGATATTTACCACATTCATTTCACTGTCATCTTTCAGATATTATCACATTCATTTTCGTTTTCCAGATACGAATGCCTGATAGTGTTGGAAATATCTAACTGTCACACCCTTCACGCATGCATGATGCATGAATGCATGATATGCACACTATCATGCTTGTACAACTAGTTGGATCTTGTCAGTTGGTACAAGTATTCTGTTTGCGCTGCTGCACCTGCAGATGGACAAAGTAGCTAGTACTCCAGTGAAAATATGTACCTCGAGTCATGTGGCGAGCAAGCAAGTGACGTAGATGATGATAGGCTAAAGTGGAGCTAATTATTatctgcccactttgcaatcctctcCAATCAGAGGCCACACCTGAACCTCGTGCCGTCGTGCGCCAACTGCGTGCCGACTTGCTGCTTGATGAACTATGGCGGCCTGGTGACGCCAACAGGCCTCCGGAGTGGGCCTCAGCCTCTGCTGATATAGATCGGCTTTGTCAGGCCCGCCT encodes:
- the LOC127303541 gene encoding protein MAIN-LIKE 1-like; the protein is MALIVNVVPVEADGVESVVRGLEIERPEEWMVWLLDEEYDREHRAVHMTERGTDLHPLKIRYHGTVDLPYDERYTEFIQPTGLMPFISLVSRGGPNMNPSALTALVDRWRPETHTFHLRAGEMAPTLQDVSMILGLPIQGEPLCMNTASDGWRGQMEDLIGRAPPAPANPKERVPAGASFSWIKTNFAHCPEGANEDTRRTYARVYLWYMISRTLFPDSGGKLAHWCWLKALTVLDNRWSWGTAALAYLYRQVMTCSMYYFPIVVCYTK